One window of Kosakonia cowanii JCM 10956 = DSM 18146 genomic DNA carries:
- a CDS encoding methyl-accepting chemotaxis protein — MLISIFVTITAGFLVTIGLLIWQAMAQQETVAKKHLQQIAQTETLQVSQQLDSALVAARDVGNSAWSLREAGLADRKGLDQLLRDYLHAHSDFLSMSLAFESNAFDGKDAEFAGKPEQDPAGRYARYVDRDSAGNPSLHNLLDYETPGSGNYYVLPRQRQKEVIIEPYIYPYNGVDVMLTSIAAPIMRNGKFQGSVTSDFSLATLQKRIGAIKPWDGVGYAVLLSAENNVVSSPDKAAIGKPYKGTITGSEVVRFDDPQLGEPAFITWRTIAVGNSGTPWKLAIITPVSVVMAEAWHFLMNAIVMMVLSIIIVSLVVALVFTRKVARPVGGEPSEAAEIALSVAQGDLSSTIPVQRGDSSSIFYALHAMQGQLHRIVSTITDASNSVRAGSSEIAAGNLDLASRTEEQAAAIVQTAASMEQIAVTVKNNADNAHKATRLTEQATEIAGQGEALVDEVVDVINKIDESAQKIGDINSIIDGIAFQTNILALNAAVEAARAGEQGRGFAVVAGEVRSLAQRSANAAKEISTLIDESTGRVSKGVALVNETGAMMKQIIEAVTNVHLVINEIVQALDEQTKGINQVSVAVNQMDSATQQNASLVQQISAAAMSLEEQAKSLEETLAFFAARQV, encoded by the coding sequence ATGTTGATATCCATCTTTGTCACGATAACCGCCGGTTTTCTTGTGACCATTGGCTTGCTGATATGGCAAGCGATGGCGCAGCAGGAGACGGTGGCAAAGAAACATCTGCAACAGATTGCCCAGACCGAAACCCTGCAGGTCAGCCAGCAGCTTGATTCCGCGCTGGTTGCGGCGCGCGATGTCGGCAACAGCGCCTGGTCACTGCGTGAAGCAGGCCTTGCGGATCGCAAAGGGCTGGATCAGCTCCTGCGCGACTACCTGCATGCGCACAGCGATTTCCTCTCGATGTCGCTGGCCTTTGAATCGAACGCTTTCGACGGCAAAGATGCCGAATTTGCCGGCAAACCGGAGCAGGATCCTGCTGGTCGCTACGCCCGTTATGTCGATCGTGACTCGGCAGGCAACCCGTCTCTGCACAACCTGCTCGATTACGAAACGCCGGGCAGCGGCAACTACTATGTGCTGCCGCGCCAGCGCCAAAAAGAGGTGATTATCGAGCCCTATATCTACCCCTACAACGGGGTCGATGTGATGCTTACCTCCATCGCCGCGCCGATTATGCGCAACGGTAAATTCCAGGGGTCGGTCACGTCGGACTTCTCACTGGCGACGCTGCAAAAACGGATTGGTGCCATCAAACCATGGGACGGCGTCGGCTATGCCGTGCTGCTGTCGGCGGAGAATAACGTCGTCTCCAGCCCGGACAAAGCGGCCATCGGCAAGCCCTACAAGGGCACCATTACGGGCAGCGAGGTGGTGCGTTTTGACGATCCGCAGCTCGGCGAACCGGCATTTATTACCTGGCGCACCATTGCGGTCGGCAACAGCGGCACGCCGTGGAAACTGGCGATTATCACCCCGGTCAGCGTGGTGATGGCGGAAGCCTGGCACTTCCTGATGAACGCAATTGTGATGATGGTGCTGAGTATTATTATCGTCAGCCTGGTGGTGGCGCTGGTCTTTACCCGCAAAGTCGCGCGCCCGGTGGGCGGTGAGCCATCCGAAGCGGCGGAGATCGCGCTCTCGGTTGCGCAGGGCGATCTCAGCAGCACCATCCCCGTGCAGAGGGGTGACAGCAGCAGCATCTTCTACGCGCTGCACGCCATGCAGGGGCAGTTGCACCGCATTGTCAGCACCATCACCGATGCCAGCAACTCGGTGCGTGCGGGCAGTAGCGAAATTGCCGCCGGAAACCTCGATCTCGCTTCACGCACCGAAGAGCAGGCGGCGGCGATTGTGCAAACCGCGGCGAGCATGGAGCAGATTGCCGTCACGGTGAAAAATAACGCCGATAACGCTCACAAAGCGACGCGTCTTACCGAGCAGGCGACGGAGATTGCCGGGCAGGGCGAAGCGCTGGTCGACGAAGTGGTCGATGTCATCAATAAAATCGACGAAAGCGCGCAGAAGATCGGCGATATCAACAGCATCATCGACGGCATCGCTTTCCAGACCAATATCCTTGCGCTGAATGCCGCCGTGGAAGCGGCGCGCGCCGGGGAGCAGGGGCGTGGTTTTGCGGTGGTTGCGGGTGAAGTGCGCAGCCTGGCGCAGCGCAGCGCCAATGCGGCGAAAGAGATCTCAACGCTGATTGATGAGTCGACCGGCCGCGTCAGCAAAGGCGTGGCGCTGGTGAATGAAACTGGCGCGATGATGAAGCAGATCATCGAGGCGGTCACCAATGTCCACCTGGTGATCAACGAAATCGTACAGGCGCTGGATGAGCAGACCAAGGGCATCAACCAGGTCAGCGTGGCGGTAAATCAGATGGATAGCGCCACCCAGCAGAACGCCTCGCTGGTGCAGCAGATCTCCGCGGCCGCCATGTCGCTGGAGGAGCAAGCGAAATCACTGGAAGAGACGCTGGCCTTCTTCGCCGCGCGTCAGGTGTAA
- a CDS encoding alpha/beta fold hydrolase: MRRFPRRALLLALLFTGAAQSAEYGGQLEGFTYPWPLMHFEFQSQRQPLSMGYMDISADKPNGETVVLLHGKNFCAATWESTITALHEAGYRVIAPDQIGFCTSTKPANYQYSFQQLAENTHQLLAKLGVKKAVIIGHSTGGMLATRYALMYPQETQKLVMVNPIGLEDWKAKGVPYRSVDAWYQRELKSTAQSIKAYEQKTYYMGEWKPEYNKWVEMLAGLNNGPGKTRVAWNSALIYDMIYTQPVFYEFKDLRVPTTLFIGTGDTTAPGSDDAPPEVKKAVGNYKVLGKEAAELIPNARLVEFDGLGHAPQMQDPATFHRALLDDLAK, from the coding sequence ATGCGACGTTTTCCCCGCCGCGCGCTACTGCTCGCGTTGCTCTTCACCGGTGCGGCGCAGTCCGCGGAGTATGGTGGCCAGCTTGAAGGGTTCACCTACCCGTGGCCGCTGATGCACTTTGAGTTTCAGTCCCAGCGCCAGCCCTTAAGCATGGGGTATATGGATATCTCCGCCGATAAACCGAACGGCGAAACCGTGGTATTGCTGCACGGCAAAAACTTTTGCGCCGCCACCTGGGAGAGCACCATTACCGCGCTGCATGAGGCCGGTTACCGGGTGATTGCCCCCGATCAGATTGGCTTCTGCACCTCCACTAAACCGGCCAATTACCAGTACAGCTTTCAGCAACTGGCGGAGAATACCCATCAACTGCTGGCGAAGCTGGGGGTAAAAAAAGCGGTGATTATCGGCCACTCCACTGGCGGCATGCTGGCGACGCGCTATGCGCTGATGTACCCGCAAGAGACGCAGAAGCTGGTGATGGTTAACCCGATTGGGCTTGAGGACTGGAAGGCGAAGGGCGTGCCCTATCGCAGCGTGGACGCGTGGTATCAGCGCGAGCTGAAAAGCACCGCGCAGAGCATTAAAGCCTACGAGCAGAAGACCTATTACATGGGTGAATGGAAGCCGGAATACAATAAATGGGTTGAGATGCTGGCGGGGTTAAATAACGGGCCGGGCAAGACGCGGGTGGCGTGGAACTCGGCGCTGATCTACGACATGATCTACACCCAGCCGGTGTTCTATGAGTTTAAGGATTTACGCGTGCCCACTACGCTGTTTATCGGCACCGGCGATACAACTGCGCCCGGTAGCGATGATGCGCCGCCGGAGGTGAAAAAGGCGGTCGGCAACTACAAGGTATTGGGCAAAGAGGCGGCGGAGCTGATCCCCAATGCCCGGCTGGTGGAGTTTGATGGTTTAGGCCACGCGCCGCAGATGCAGGACCCGGCGACGTTTCACCGGGCGCTGCTCGACGATCTGGCAAAATGA
- a CDS encoding SDR family NAD(P)-dependent oxidoreductase: MKIDLSGKVALVTASTGGIGFAIATGLAQSGAEVILNGRSDESVNKAKAALTQHVSGARVRTAVADLGSSAGVSSLLEAASGVDILVNNAGIYGPQDFYATDDETWENYWQTNVMSGVRLARTLLPEMVDKGWGRVVFISSESALNIPADMIHYGVTKTAQLSLARGLAKFVAGSGVTVNSVLPGPTMSDGFAGMMQEEMERTGKSLETLAKEFVMANRPSSVIQRAATVEEVANMVVYVCSTQASATSGAALRVDGGVVDDIV, translated from the coding sequence ATGAAGATTGATCTGAGCGGAAAAGTGGCGCTGGTTACCGCCTCGACGGGCGGGATTGGTTTCGCAATTGCGACCGGGCTGGCGCAGAGCGGTGCAGAGGTGATCCTCAACGGGCGCAGCGACGAGTCGGTCAACAAGGCCAAAGCGGCGTTAACCCAGCACGTGAGCGGCGCTCGTGTGCGTACCGCTGTTGCCGATCTTGGCTCGTCTGCGGGCGTCTCTTCGCTGCTTGAGGCGGCCTCCGGGGTTGATATCCTGGTCAATAATGCCGGTATTTATGGCCCGCAGGATTTCTACGCCACCGATGACGAGACCTGGGAGAATTACTGGCAGACCAACGTCATGTCCGGCGTGCGGCTGGCACGCACGCTGCTGCCCGAGATGGTTGATAAGGGCTGGGGCCGCGTGGTGTTTATCTCCTCCGAGTCCGCCCTGAATATTCCGGCAGATATGATCCACTACGGCGTGACCAAAACGGCGCAGCTCTCGCTGGCGCGCGGGCTGGCGAAGTTTGTTGCCGGCAGCGGCGTCACGGTCAACAGCGTATTACCGGGGCCGACGATGTCCGACGGTTTCGCCGGCATGATGCAGGAAGAGATGGAGAGAACCGGTAAATCGCTGGAGACGCTGGCGAAAGAGTTTGTGATGGCGAATCGCCCTTCATCGGTTATCCAGCGCGCCGCCACCGTTGAAGAGGTGGCGAATATGGTGGTCTATGTCTGCTCAACGCAGGCGTCGGCGACCTCTGGCGCAGCGCTGCGCGTCGATGGCGGCGTGGTGGACGATATCGTTTAA
- the nikR gene encoding nickel-responsive transcriptional regulator NikR translates to MQRVTLTLDDDLLAALDALSQRRGYHNRSEAARDLLRGALAQEAPADPEKQGFAVLTYVYEHEKRELASRLVATQHHHHDLSVATLHVHISHDDCLEIAVLKGKRGEIEHFADEVIAQRGVRHGHLQCLAQDPHSHS, encoded by the coding sequence ATGCAACGCGTTACCCTAACGCTTGACGACGATCTGCTCGCTGCCCTGGACGCGCTAAGCCAGCGGCGCGGCTACCACAACCGCTCAGAAGCCGCGCGGGATCTGCTGCGCGGCGCACTGGCGCAGGAGGCTCCGGCGGATCCGGAGAAGCAGGGCTTTGCTGTGCTGACCTACGTGTATGAACATGAGAAGCGCGAGCTGGCAAGCCGCCTTGTCGCCACTCAGCACCACCATCACGATCTCTCAGTGGCCACCCTGCACGTGCACATCAGCCATGACGACTGCCTTGAGATTGCCGTACTAAAAGGCAAACGCGGCGAGATTGAGCATTTCGCCGATGAGGTGATCGCCCAGCGCGGCGTGCGCCACGGCCATTTACAGTGTCTGGCGCAGGACCCCCATAGCCACAGCTGA
- the nikE gene encoding nickel import ATP-binding protein NikE, which yields MTLLTVNQLSHAYRHQQVLSDISLTLKQGETVALLGRSGCGKSTLARLLVGLEAPEQGHVCWRGTPLSALDRAARRNFRRDVQMVFQDPISAVNPRMTVRDIVREPLRHLAKLSKAQQLQRIMQLLADVELEPDLLEKRPMQLSGGQLQRVCLARALAVAPGLLILDEAVSSLDRVVQSGIIALLQRLQQRSGAACLFITHDLRLVERFCQRVLVMDAGQIVENVTVSAPLRFSSAAGQALQQAVLPALPSLRPRNPLCNALP from the coding sequence ATGACCCTCCTCACCGTTAACCAACTCTCCCACGCTTACCGCCACCAACAGGTGCTGAGCGATATCTCCCTGACGCTAAAGCAGGGTGAAACCGTCGCCCTGCTCGGGCGCAGCGGCTGCGGCAAGAGCACGCTGGCGCGCCTGCTGGTCGGGCTGGAAGCACCTGAGCAAGGCCACGTCTGCTGGCGTGGAACGCCACTTTCGGCGCTTGATCGTGCCGCGCGCCGCAATTTTCGCCGCGATGTACAGATGGTGTTTCAGGATCCGATTAGCGCGGTCAACCCGCGCATGACGGTGCGCGACATCGTGCGTGAACCGCTGCGCCACCTGGCAAAGCTCAGCAAAGCGCAGCAGCTCCAGCGCATCATGCAATTGCTCGCAGATGTCGAGCTGGAGCCTGATTTATTGGAGAAACGCCCTATGCAGCTGAGCGGCGGTCAGTTGCAACGTGTCTGCCTCGCCCGGGCGCTGGCGGTCGCGCCGGGGTTGCTGATCCTGGATGAAGCGGTCTCCAGCCTCGATCGCGTGGTGCAAAGCGGCATCATCGCCCTGCTGCAACGCCTGCAACAGCGCTCCGGCGCGGCGTGCCTGTTTATCACCCACGATCTGCGCCTGGTTGAGCGCTTCTGCCAGCGGGTGCTGGTGATGGACGCCGGGCAGATAGTCGAAAACGTCACCGTCAGTGCGCCGCTGCGCTTTAGCTCCGCTGCGGGCCAGGCGCTACAACAGGCGGTGTTACCCGCCCTCCCTTCACTTCGCCCGAGGAACCCGCTATGCAACGCGTTACCCTAA
- the nikD gene encoding nickel import ATP-binding protein NikD produces MATQLSLQHLTLSAARPLVADLSLTLRRGQVLALVGASGSGKSLTCAAALGVLPAGVRQTAGAVLIDGQPVSPQALRGVTVATVMQNPRSAFNPLRTMADHARESSLALGKPFSEAHAIAALERVGLRDARRVLALHAFEMSGGMLQRVMIALALLAEAPFLIADEPTTDLDAIAQASILDLLDSLMQQRQPGMLLVTHDMGVVARLADEVAVMDNGRIIERGAVGAIFHAPQHPLTRQLVSAHLALYGMELA; encoded by the coding sequence ATGGCTACGCAATTGAGCCTGCAACATCTCACGCTTTCCGCAGCGCGACCGCTAGTTGCCGATCTCTCTCTTACCCTACGCCGCGGCCAGGTGCTGGCGCTGGTCGGTGCCAGCGGCAGCGGCAAATCCCTCACCTGCGCGGCAGCGCTTGGCGTATTGCCCGCAGGCGTTCGACAAACGGCGGGCGCGGTGCTGATCGACGGCCAGCCGGTTTCTCCCCAGGCGCTGCGCGGCGTGACGGTGGCAACGGTGATGCAAAACCCACGCAGCGCGTTCAACCCGCTGCGAACCATGGCCGACCACGCGCGGGAGAGCAGCCTGGCGCTGGGCAAACCGTTCAGTGAAGCGCACGCTATCGCTGCGCTGGAGCGGGTGGGCCTGCGCGATGCGCGCCGCGTTCTCGCCCTTCACGCTTTTGAGATGAGCGGCGGCATGCTGCAACGGGTGATGATTGCGCTGGCGCTGCTGGCCGAGGCGCCCTTTCTTATCGCCGATGAGCCGACCACCGATCTCGACGCCATCGCCCAGGCCAGTATCCTTGACCTGCTCGACTCCCTGATGCAGCAACGCCAGCCGGGAATGCTGCTGGTAACGCACGATATGGGCGTGGTGGCGCGTCTCGCCGATGAGGTGGCGGTGATGGATAACGGGCGCATCATCGAGCGCGGCGCGGTCGGGGCTATTTTTCACGCGCCGCAGCATCCGCTCACTCGCCAGTTAGTGAGCGCGCACCTGGCGCTCTACGGCATGGAGCTTGCGTAA
- the nikC gene encoding nickel ABC transporter permease subunit NikC, which yields MHFLHTARWPVRLALLMLALLFIIALSCQWWLPFDPQAIDLPARLLPPDSQHWLGTDHLGRDIFSRLLAATRVSLGSVLCCLMLVLILGLGAGGCAGLLGGRVDQLIMRVADLFMTFPTSILSFFMVGVLGTGLTNVIIAIALSHWAWYARMVRSLVLSLRSREYVLAARLSGAGYLHLFRDHLAGAIVPSLLVLATLDIGHMMLHVAGMSFLGLGVSAPTPEWGVMINDARQFIWTQPLQMLWPGLALFLSVMAFNLVGDALRDHLDPHLVTEHAH from the coding sequence ATGCACTTTCTCCACACCGCGCGCTGGCCGGTGCGCCTCGCCCTGCTGATGCTGGCGTTGCTGTTTATCATCGCTCTGAGTTGCCAGTGGTGGCTGCCCTTCGATCCGCAGGCTATCGACCTGCCTGCGCGGCTGCTGCCGCCCGATAGCCAGCACTGGCTCGGCACGGATCATCTCGGGCGCGATATCTTCTCCCGGCTGCTGGCCGCCACCCGCGTGTCGCTCGGATCGGTGCTCTGCTGCCTGATGCTGGTGTTGATCCTCGGGCTTGGCGCCGGTGGCTGCGCCGGGCTGCTTGGCGGACGCGTGGATCAGCTGATTATGCGTGTTGCCGATCTCTTTATGACCTTCCCCACCTCGATCCTGTCGTTTTTTATGGTGGGTGTGCTTGGCACCGGCCTGACCAATGTGATTATCGCCATCGCGCTCTCTCACTGGGCCTGGTATGCGCGGATGGTGCGCAGCCTGGTGCTGTCGCTGCGCAGCCGCGAATATGTGCTGGCCGCACGGCTGAGCGGAGCGGGTTATTTGCATCTTTTTCGCGATCACCTGGCGGGCGCAATAGTGCCGTCGCTGTTGGTGCTGGCGACGCTGGATATCGGCCATATGATGCTGCATGTCGCCGGGATGTCCTTTCTCGGCCTCGGGGTCAGCGCGCCGACGCCGGAGTGGGGGGTGATGATCAATGACGCGCGGCAGTTTATCTGGACGCAGCCGCTGCAAATGCTGTGGCCGGGGCTGGCGCTGTTTCTCAGCGTCATGGCCTTCAACCTGGTGGGCGACGCGCTGCGCGACCATCTCGACCCACATCTGGTTACGGAGCACGCCCACTGA
- the nikB gene encoding nickel ABC transporter permease subunit NikB — protein sequence MSRYVIKRLLLLIPMILAASVVIFLLLRLGTGDPALDYLRLSNLPPTPEMIAATRVALGLDQPLVDQYAHWLWRALHLDFGLSYATQRPVLEDVLRFLPATLQLAGAALVLILLTSLPLGIWAARHRDKWPDFVVRAVAFLGVSMPNFWLAFLLVMLFSVHLHWLPALGYGGWQHLILPAVSIALMSLAINARLLRASLLEAAGQRHVTWARLRGLSEKQTERRHILRNASLPVITALGMHIGELIGGTMIIESIFAWPGIGRYAVSAIFNRDYPVIQCFTLVMVMVFALCNLAVDLLSAALDPRVRHHEGAH from the coding sequence ATGAGCCGCTACGTGATAAAGCGTTTGCTGCTACTGATCCCGATGATCCTTGCCGCCTCTGTGGTGATTTTCCTGCTGCTGCGCCTCGGCACGGGCGACCCGGCGCTCGATTACCTACGCTTGTCGAACCTGCCGCCGACGCCGGAGATGATTGCCGCCACGCGCGTGGCGCTCGGCCTGGATCAGCCGTTAGTCGATCAGTACGCCCACTGGTTATGGCGCGCGCTGCATCTCGATTTTGGCCTCTCCTATGCCACCCAGCGCCCGGTGCTGGAGGATGTGCTGCGCTTTCTGCCCGCCACCTTGCAGCTGGCGGGCGCGGCGCTGGTGCTGATCCTGCTGACCTCGCTGCCGCTCGGCATCTGGGCAGCGCGACACCGCGATAAGTGGCCCGATTTTGTTGTCCGCGCGGTGGCGTTTCTTGGTGTCTCAATGCCCAACTTCTGGCTCGCCTTTCTGCTGGTGATGCTCTTTTCCGTGCATCTGCACTGGTTGCCTGCGCTCGGTTACGGCGGCTGGCAGCACCTGATTCTGCCCGCCGTCTCCATCGCGCTGATGTCGCTGGCCATCAATGCGCGTCTGCTGCGCGCCAGCCTGCTGGAGGCCGCCGGGCAGCGCCACGTCACCTGGGCGCGGCTGCGCGGGTTGAGCGAGAAACAGACCGAGCGGCGCCATATTTTGCGCAACGCGTCGCTGCCGGTGATCACTGCGCTGGGGATGCATATTGGCGAGTTGATTGGCGGCACGATGATTATTGAGAGCATCTTCGCCTGGCCCGGCATTGGCCGCTACGCCGTCTCGGCGATCTTCAACCGCGACTACCCGGTGATCCAGTGCTTTACGCTGGTGATGGTGATGGTTTTTGCCCTCTGCAACCTGGCAGTGGATCTGCTGAGCGCCGCGCTCGATCCGCGCGTCCGTCATCATGAAGGAGCGCACTGA
- the nikA gene encoding nickel ABC transporter substrate-binding protein — MFFYRYAGALLLLCASFALFAATDTLTTAWPVNVGPLNPHLYTPNQMFAQSMIYEPLVKYEADGTVRPWLATGWRHSPDGKTWVFTLRDGVTFSNGEPFNAEAAAENFRAVLDNRSRHAWLELVNQISEVKVLSPNQLQITLKSAYYPFLQELALPRPFRFIAPSQFKNHETLNGIVAPIGTGPWVLQESRLNQYDVMVRNERYWGAKPALAKVVIKVIPDATSRAVAFETGEIDLLYGNEGLLTLDTFARYRQNPQWRTQLSAPVETVMLALNSARAPTNELAVREALNYAVDKKTLIVGALYGTQQVADTLFAPDVPYANIGLKARQYDPARANALLENAGWLLPAGKTIREKAGQPLHIELAFTGTDALSKSMAEIIQANLRQVGVDIALIGEEESSIYARQRDGRFGMIFNRSWGAPYDPHAFVSSMRVPSHADYQAQQGLPDKPLIDKEIGEVLTARDEATRQALYRDILTRLHNDAVYLPISYVSTMVVAKPELGEIPFAPVAAEIPFDQIKPGSAQ; from the coding sequence GTGTTTTTCTACCGTTATGCTGGCGCTCTGCTGCTGCTCTGCGCATCGTTTGCCCTTTTTGCGGCAACGGATACTCTCACCACCGCCTGGCCGGTGAATGTCGGCCCGCTCAACCCTCACCTCTACACTCCGAACCAGATGTTCGCGCAAAGCATGATTTATGAACCACTGGTGAAATATGAGGCCGACGGCACGGTGCGCCCGTGGCTGGCAACAGGCTGGCGCCATTCGCCGGATGGCAAAACCTGGGTCTTCACCCTGCGCGACGGCGTGACCTTCTCCAACGGCGAGCCCTTTAACGCCGAAGCGGCAGCGGAGAACTTCCGTGCGGTGCTGGATAATCGCTCGCGCCACGCCTGGCTGGAGTTGGTGAACCAGATAAGCGAAGTGAAAGTGTTAAGCCCCAATCAGTTACAAATCACGCTCAAAAGCGCCTATTACCCCTTCTTGCAAGAGCTTGCCCTGCCCCGCCCGTTTCGCTTTATCGCCCCGTCGCAGTTTAAAAACCATGAAACCCTGAACGGCATTGTCGCCCCCATCGGCACCGGGCCGTGGGTTTTGCAGGAATCACGCCTGAATCAATATGACGTAATGGTGCGCAACGAGCGCTACTGGGGCGCGAAACCGGCGCTGGCGAAAGTGGTGATTAAGGTGATCCCCGATGCCACCAGCCGCGCCGTGGCGTTTGAAACCGGCGAGATTGACCTGCTCTACGGCAACGAAGGGTTGCTGACGCTCGATACCTTCGCCCGCTATCGCCAGAACCCGCAATGGCGCACCCAACTCTCTGCGCCAGTGGAAACGGTGATGCTGGCGCTCAACTCCGCTCGCGCGCCGACCAACGAGTTGGCGGTGCGCGAAGCGCTGAACTATGCGGTGGATAAAAAAACCCTTATCGTCGGCGCGCTGTACGGTACGCAGCAGGTCGCCGATACGCTTTTCGCTCCGGACGTGCCCTACGCCAATATTGGTCTTAAAGCGCGTCAGTACGATCCCGCCCGGGCGAATGCGCTGCTGGAAAACGCGGGCTGGTTATTGCCCGCCGGGAAAACCATTCGCGAAAAAGCGGGCCAGCCGCTGCATATCGAGCTGGCCTTTACCGGCACCGACGCGCTGAGCAAATCGATGGCGGAGATTATTCAGGCCAATCTGCGCCAGGTGGGCGTGGATATCGCGCTGATCGGTGAAGAGGAGAGCAGCATCTACGCCCGCCAGCGCGACGGCCGTTTCGGCATGATCTTCAACCGCAGCTGGGGCGCGCCCTACGATCCCCACGCGTTTGTCAGTTCGATGCGTGTGCCCTCGCACGCCGATTACCAGGCGCAGCAGGGTTTGCCTGACAAGCCACTGATCGACAAAGAGATTGGCGAAGTGCTCACCGCCCGGGATGAGGCCACCCGGCAGGCACTCTATCGCGATATTCTGACCCGCTTGCATAACGATGCCGTCTATCTGCCGATCAGCTATGTGTCGACAATGGTGGTGGCGAAGCCGGAGCTGGGAGAGATCCCGTTTGCGCCCGTTGCCGCCGAGATCCCGTTTGATCAGATCAAACCGGGCAGCGCGCAATGA
- a CDS encoding LysR family transcriptional regulator: protein MHKSTLEQWSLLQKVVELGSFAKAAEETHRSQSSVSYNLALLQERLGVALLMPEGRRAVLTPAGELLLSQVKPLLKAFEWVETRAATLRNGMRTRLDLVVDSIFPRARLFAILRQFQHCYPQTQVRLTEVLETAPDDAPSYAQADVMVLTRRQDMTGRGEWLMNIDFVCVAHRDHPLSAAQQVSEAMLAAWPQIRIAESDARQTPVAQEAWTFSTIDAAIEAVQYQVGYGWLPQERIAPLLASGQLKALPLNHGARRATPLHLIVKKDLAPLDEQVEMLLQLFKAQ from the coding sequence ATGCACAAGAGCACGCTGGAACAATGGTCGCTGCTGCAAAAAGTGGTCGAACTGGGCAGCTTTGCTAAAGCGGCGGAAGAGACACACCGCAGCCAGTCTTCGGTCAGCTATAACCTCGCGCTCCTGCAGGAGCGGCTCGGCGTTGCGCTGCTGATGCCGGAGGGGCGACGGGCAGTGCTGACGCCAGCGGGCGAACTGCTGCTCAGCCAGGTGAAGCCGCTGCTGAAAGCGTTTGAGTGGGTGGAGACCCGCGCCGCTACGCTGCGTAACGGTATGCGTACCCGGCTGGATCTGGTGGTCGACAGCATCTTTCCGCGCGCGCGACTGTTCGCCATCCTGCGCCAGTTCCAGCACTGTTACCCGCAAACCCAGGTACGCCTGACTGAAGTGCTGGAGACCGCCCCGGACGATGCGCCGAGCTACGCGCAGGCGGATGTGATGGTGCTGACCCGCCGCCAGGATATGACCGGGCGCGGCGAGTGGCTGATGAATATCGATTTTGTCTGCGTGGCGCACCGCGATCACCCTCTCAGCGCGGCGCAGCAGGTGAGCGAAGCGATGCTCGCCGCCTGGCCGCAGATCCGCATCGCCGAAAGCGACGCCCGCCAGACGCCTGTTGCGCAGGAGGCGTGGACCTTTTCCACCATTGATGCCGCCATCGAAGCAGTGCAGTATCAGGTCGGTTACGGCTGGCTGCCGCAGGAGCGTATTGCGCCGCTGCTGGCGAGCGGTCAGTTGAAAGCGCTGCCGCTTAACCACGGCGCGCGGCGCGCCACGCCGCTGCATCTGATCGTCAAAAAGGATCTCGCCCCGCTCGATGAGCAGGTAGAGATGTTGTTGCAGCTGTTTAAAGCGCAGTAA
- a CDS encoding phenolic acid decarboxylase — protein sequence MSSFDKHDLSGFVGKHLVYTYDNGWNYELYVKNANTIDYRIHSGIVANRWVKDQRVYIVRVGESIYKISWTEPTGTDVSLIANLGDRLFHGTIFFPRWVINNPEKTVCFQNEHIALMESLREAGPAYPTEVIDEFATITFVRDCGENNEQVIACPASELPANFPRNLSE from the coding sequence ATGAGCAGCTTTGATAAACATGATTTGAGTGGCTTTGTCGGTAAACATCTGGTCTACACCTACGATAATGGCTGGAACTACGAGCTGTATGTAAAAAATGCCAACACCATTGATTACCGCATTCACAGCGGGATTGTGGCCAACCGTTGGGTGAAAGATCAGCGGGTCTATATCGTTCGCGTTGGCGAAAGCATCTATAAAATTTCCTGGACTGAGCCGACCGGCACCGACGTCAGCCTGATTGCCAACCTCGGCGATCGCCTGTTCCACGGCACCATCTTCTTCCCGCGCTGGGTGATCAACAATCCGGAGAAAACCGTCTGCTTCCAGAACGAGCATATTGCGCTGATGGAATCCCTGCGCGAGGCAGGCCCCGCTTACCCGACAGAAGTGATTGATGAGTTTGCCACCATCACCTTTGTGCGCGACTGCGGTGAGAATAATGAGCAGGTCATTGCCTGCCCGGCCAGTGAATTACCGGCTAATTTCCCGCGAAACTTATCAGAATAG